One window from the genome of Candidatus Eisenbacteria bacterium encodes:
- a CDS encoding tetratricopeptide repeat protein, producing ARLYLANANAFGSEGTQRALRELGAALEQNPHYAEIQNDLGVALLATGDRSGAETAFRRAGEGRRDFVDPLLNLATLALRDRDRAEAARLVEEALTRNPGSARAVALRETIAGRTGSE from the coding sequence TCGCCCGGCTCTATCTCGCGAACGCGAACGCGTTCGGATCGGAAGGGACGCAGCGCGCCCTTCGCGAGCTCGGAGCCGCGCTCGAGCAGAACCCGCACTACGCGGAGATTCAGAACGACCTCGGCGTCGCGCTCCTCGCCACGGGCGACCGGTCGGGCGCCGAGACGGCGTTCCGCCGCGCCGGCGAGGGACGTCGTGACTTCGTGGATCCGCTCCTGAATCTGGCGACGCTCGCACTTCGAGATCGTGATCGCGCGGAAGCCGCGCGTCTCGTGGAAGAGGCTTTGACGCGCAATCCCGGCTCGGCCCGCGCCGTGGCGTTGCGCGAGACCATCGCGGGCCGTACCGGTTCTGAGTGA